A window from Triticum aestivum cultivar Chinese Spring chromosome 6D, IWGSC CS RefSeq v2.1, whole genome shotgun sequence encodes these proteins:
- the LOC123144736 gene encoding cyclin-dependent kinase G-1, with translation MAAGRHGGYSGYEVSKEREFDPEASRRGKDYHHRNPSRHRDSDRRRDGGRSRDRETSNGHTRHRSPHLPPKSRPSGRREEREPGEVSSGSGSEESRGRPLKAREPGVNGVVGVSREGGVPSPSKKRKYSPVILDRNASKPRVQDVGNPSMKEVGTVVANLPDVGNLSSIDLDASVDVQNVERLQEHDNDRVIMEEDEEEDAYPTMINIRTSRWADADDKEEIASKKKSVSPEQGSVKKVTSPELGKLMVDKDSNSSVSSDSGVVQFSANRDLEVDKGDYMDIEKDAGDDSSALCGMRTDSESHRCSSRTPEPAGSPHRCINMLQGCRGVDEFERLNTINEGTYGIVSRAKDKKTGEIVALKKVKMENEREGFPLTSLREINILLSFHHPSIVDVKEIVVGSGDSTYMVMEYMEHDLKAVMETMKQPYSQSEVKCLMLQLLEGVKYLHDNWVIHRDLKTSNILLNNRGDLKICDFGLSRQYGSPLKPYTQLVVTLWYRAPELLLGAKEYSTAIDMWSLGCIMAELLSKKPLFDGKRDIDQLSKIFRMLGTPNEDIWPGYSKLPGARAKFAKQPYNRLREKFPAVSFTCGLTLSEAGFDLLNRMLTYDPETRISAEDALNHEWFCEVPLPQSRDSMPTFHSLNEQDRRMMKRMKSPDPLEEQRMKELGSIHDRGIFG, from the exons ATGGCCGCGGGGCGCCACGGAGGATACAGTGGTTACGAGGTGTCGAAGGAGCGGGAGTTCGATCCGGAGGCTTCTAGAAGGGGCAAGGATTACCATCaccgcaaccctagccgccaccgcgaCTCAGATCGTCGTCGTGATGGCGGCCGGAGCAGGGACCGGGAGACGTCAAATGGGCACACCCGCCACCGGTCGCCACATCTGCCACCGAAGAGCCGACCGtcagggaggagggaggagagggagcCCGGCGAGGTTTCAAGCGGAAGTGGCTCGGAAGAGTCTCGTGGGCGGCCGCTCAAGGCAAGGGAACCTGGTGTGAATGGTGTTGTTGGGGTCAGCAGGGAGGGCGGGGTGCCGTCCCCAAGTAAGAAGCGAAAATACTCGCCGGTTATTTTGGATAGGAATGCTTCAAAGCCTCGCGTCCAAGATGTTGGCAACCCGAGCATGAAAGAGGTAGGCACTGTGGTTGCCAACCTCCCAGATGTTGGCAACCTGAGCAGCATTGATTTGGATGCGTCGGTTGATGTACAAAATGTTGAAAGATTACAGGAGCACGACAATGATAGGGTTATtatggaggaggatgaggaggaggatgcttaTCCAACAATGATAAACATTAGGACTTCACGATGGGCAGATGCTGATGACAAGGAAGAAATTGCGTCAAAGAAGAAAAGCGTGTCACCAGAACAAGGGTCCGTGAAAAAGGTTACAAGCCCAGAGCTTGGAAAGTTGATGGTGGATAAAGACTCAAACTCCTCAGTGTCTTCTGACTCTGGCGTAGTACAGTTtagtgcaaacagggatcttgAAGTAGATAAGGGTGACTACATGGATATCGAGAAGGATGCTGGGGATGATTCTTCTGCTCTTTGTGGGATGCGCACTGATTCTGAGAGTCATCGGTGTAGCTCTAGAACCCCAGAGCCCGCAGGGTCGCCGCATAGGTGCATTAACATGCTTCAGGGTTGTAGGGGTGTTGACGAGTTTGAGAGGCTCAACACAATTAATGAGGGTACATACGGTATTGTATCTAGGGCAAAGGATAAGAAAACTGGTGAGATTGTTGCATTGAAGAAGGTAAAGATGGAGAATGAACGGGAAGGTTTCCCACTGACTTCTCTCAGGGAAATAAATATCCTGCTATCGTTCCATCACCCTTCGATTGTGGATGTCAAGGAAATAGTCGTTGGGAGTGGTGACAGCACCTATATGGTGATGGAGTACATGGAGCACGATCTCAAGGCTGTCATGGAGACCATGAAACAACCATATAGTCAAAGCGAGGTCAAATGTTTGATGCTTCAGCTGCTAGAAGGTGTGAAGTATCTTCATGACAATTGGGTGATTCACAG GGATCTCAAGACGTCTAATATTCTCTTGAATAACCGCGGTGACTTGAAAATATGTGATTTTGGGCTCTCTCGTCAATATGGCAGCCCACTAAAGCCTTACACTCAATTGGTTGTGACTTTGTGGTACAG GGCTCCAGAACTACTGTTAGGTGCAAAGGAATATTCCACTGCTATTGATATGTGGTCGTTGGGTTGTATTATGGCAGAACTCCTTTCAAAAAAGCCACTGTTTGATGGGAAACGTGACATCGACCAACTTAGTAAG ATATTTAGAATGCTTGGTACACCTAACGAGGACATATGGCCTGGTTATTCTAAATTACCGGGCGCCAGGGCCAAATTTGCCAAACAACC GTACAATAGATTAAGGGAAAAGTTTCCAGCTGTATCTTTCACTTGTGGGCTGACCCTGTCAGAGGCTGGATTTGACCTGCTAAACAGAATGCTGACGTATGACCCTGAAACG CGCATATCAGCAGAGGATGCGTTGAACCATGAATGGTTCTGTGAAGTACCATTGCCTCAGTCAAGGGATTCTATGCCAACATTTCATTCCCTTAATGAACAAGACAG GCGCATGATGAAACGTATGAAGAGCCCTGATCCTCTGGAGGAGCAACGAATGAAAGAACTGGGGAGCATACACGACCGTGGAATTTTTGGCTGA